One window of Pseudacidobacterium ailaaui genomic DNA carries:
- the sufC gene encoding Fe-S cluster assembly ATPase SufC yields the protein MSLLEIRNLHVAVDGHEILKGINLTVGPGEVHSIMGPNGSGKSTLAQVLSRREAYEVTAGEVLFQGKDLLAMKPEEAACEGVFLAFQYPVEIPGISNAYFLRSALNAVRKYRGLDEMDAMDFLPFYRERLKLLEMDEKLMNRSVNEGFSGGEKKRNEILQMAVLEPKLAILDETDSGLDIDALRIVAQGVNALRSPERSMLVITHYQRLLNYIVPDFVHVLVDGRIVRSGGAELALELEEKGYGWIETEAVSA from the coding sequence ATGAGTTTGCTGGAAATCCGTAATTTGCATGTCGCCGTGGATGGACACGAGATCCTGAAGGGGATCAACCTGACCGTTGGTCCGGGCGAGGTCCATTCCATCATGGGGCCGAATGGATCGGGAAAAAGCACGCTGGCCCAGGTACTCTCACGCCGGGAAGCTTACGAAGTCACCGCAGGGGAAGTCCTCTTCCAGGGAAAAGACCTGCTGGCCATGAAGCCGGAAGAGGCCGCCTGCGAAGGCGTCTTTCTCGCATTCCAATATCCGGTGGAAATTCCTGGCATCAGCAACGCCTACTTTCTCCGTAGCGCCCTCAATGCGGTACGCAAATATCGCGGTCTGGACGAAATGGACGCAATGGATTTTCTTCCCTTCTATCGTGAGCGGCTCAAGCTGCTTGAGATGGACGAAAAACTGATGAACCGCTCCGTAAATGAGGGGTTCTCAGGCGGTGAGAAAAAGCGGAATGAAATTCTGCAGATGGCAGTGCTGGAGCCGAAGCTCGCGATCCTCGACGAAACCGACTCCGGACTCGACATTGACGCGCTGCGCATTGTGGCCCAGGGGGTGAATGCACTGCGCAGCCCGGAACGCTCCATGCTGGTCATCACGCACTATCAGCGGCTGTTGAATTACATTGTGCCGGATTTTGTCCACGTGCTGGTGGACGGGCGCATCGTGCGCTCGGGCGGCGCCGAGCTTGCGCTGGAGCTGGAAGAAAAAGGCTACGGCTGGATCGAAACAGAAGCGGTCTCCGCATAA
- the sufD gene encoding Fe-S cluster assembly protein SufD has translation MAVQVAQLESYLEAFTDFTRQRPSETPAWLRDLRESAFARFCETGFPTTRNEDWRFTNLASLVRTPFRLPREEETTPLQQKHTAAWQISGAAARLIFINGHYHPGLSTLERLPAGIKLCGLRQAIRDAEPVLSRHLGRYVNITRDPFCALNTAFMEDGAFLLLPRNTVADAPIHLLFVSTASEVPLMTHPRNLIIVEEQAQISIVEEYVSFGEEVPAFSNAVTELVAGENATVIHTLIEHEHGQAFNFSTLRIEQARSANVASHSLLLGGGLVRNNVHPVLAGEGGECLINGLFIGSGHQHLDNYMQVEHAKPHCASRQFYNGILDGQSHGVFHGRIIVHKDAQKTDAKQTNRNLLLSDAAQIDTKPQLEIYADDVKCTHGATIGQIEENALFYLQSRGIAEPEARRLLLGAFAGECLERIAEGPLRAYAEAALEQRLTTLAGNSRTSGSGNFASRNWEELG, from the coding sequence ATGGCAGTACAAGTGGCCCAGCTCGAAAGCTATCTTGAAGCATTCACTGATTTCACACGGCAGAGGCCATCGGAAACTCCGGCATGGCTGCGTGATCTGCGCGAATCTGCCTTTGCCCGCTTTTGCGAGACTGGCTTTCCTACCACGCGCAATGAAGACTGGCGCTTTACCAACCTCGCCTCGCTTGTCCGGACCCCATTTCGCCTGCCGAGAGAAGAAGAGACAACCCCTCTTCAGCAGAAGCACACAGCAGCCTGGCAGATTTCCGGCGCTGCTGCCCGACTCATCTTCATCAATGGCCACTATCACCCAGGTCTTTCCACGCTGGAAAGACTGCCTGCGGGCATCAAGCTCTGTGGCCTGCGCCAGGCCATTCGCGATGCAGAGCCGGTGCTCTCCCGGCACCTTGGACGTTACGTCAACATCACACGCGATCCATTCTGCGCCCTGAACACGGCCTTCATGGAGGACGGTGCTTTCCTGCTCCTGCCTCGCAACACGGTTGCGGATGCTCCCATCCATCTGCTCTTTGTCTCGACCGCATCTGAGGTCCCGCTCATGACGCATCCGCGAAATCTCATCATCGTCGAAGAGCAGGCCCAGATTTCGATTGTGGAAGAGTATGTTTCATTTGGAGAAGAAGTCCCGGCCTTCTCGAACGCGGTCACAGAGCTTGTCGCAGGTGAAAACGCAACTGTGATCCATACTCTTATCGAACACGAACACGGACAGGCCTTCAATTTTTCCACCTTACGCATCGAGCAGGCGCGCAGCGCGAACGTCGCTTCGCATTCACTGCTGCTGGGCGGCGGCCTGGTGCGCAACAATGTGCATCCCGTACTTGCCGGCGAAGGCGGCGAGTGCCTCATCAATGGGCTCTTTATCGGCAGCGGCCACCAGCACCTGGACAACTATATGCAGGTCGAACACGCCAAGCCACACTGCGCCAGCCGCCAGTTCTATAACGGCATTCTTGACGGGCAGTCGCATGGAGTCTTTCATGGGCGCATTATCGTACACAAGGATGCCCAGAAGACCGACGCCAAACAGACCAACCGCAATCTTCTGCTCTCGGATGCGGCACAGATTGACACCAAGCCTCAACTCGAAATCTACGCAGACGACGTGAAATGCACCCACGGCGCCACCATCGGGCAGATTGAAGAAAATGCCCTCTTCTACCTGCAATCACGCGGCATTGCAGAACCAGAAGCGCGTCGACTCCTGCTGGGGGCCTTTGCCGGGGAATGCCTGGAGCGCATCGCCGAGGGCCCATTACGCGCTTACGCTGAGGCTGCACTCGAACAACGCCTGACCACGCTTGCCGGCAACAGTCGCACCAGCGGGTCCGGCAATTTTGCCAGCCGCAACTGGGAGGAATTGGGATGA
- a CDS encoding SufS family cysteine desulfurase yields MSATAGVATTAAYDVEAIRADFPILREQVYGRPLVYLDNAATTQKPTAVIDALVRYYHHSNANIHRGVHLLSERATEDYEAARATVQSFLHAREAREIVFTRGATEGINLVAQTYGRSKVGPGDEVLITAMEHHSNIVPWQMLCQEKEAHLRVVPINDFGELDLDEFRRLLTPRTKIVAAAHVSNALGTINPVREIISMAHAAGACVLLDGAQAVPHLPVHVQELDCDFYAFSGHKVYGPTGIGALYGKAELLESMPPYQGGGDMISSVTFEKTLYNKIPYKFEAGTPDIAGAIGLGAALDYVLQLGLKKIGVHEHQLLQYAASQIAAVPGVRIVGTAREKAGVLSFVMEGVHPHDIGTILDREGVAVRTGHHCAQPVMEIFHVPATVRASFALYNTKQEIDVLLQSIEKVKEILG; encoded by the coding sequence ATGAGTGCCACTGCCGGAGTCGCCACTACCGCCGCCTATGATGTGGAAGCCATCCGGGCCGACTTCCCGATTCTGCGCGAACAGGTCTACGGGCGACCTCTCGTGTATCTGGACAATGCTGCGACCACCCAGAAACCCACTGCGGTCATCGATGCGCTGGTGCGCTACTACCATCACAGCAACGCAAATATCCATCGCGGTGTGCATCTGCTCTCAGAACGCGCGACAGAGGACTATGAAGCAGCGCGGGCCACAGTGCAATCGTTTCTCCACGCCCGGGAGGCACGCGAGATTGTCTTCACCCGTGGTGCGACAGAGGGCATCAACCTCGTTGCCCAGACCTATGGCCGTAGCAAGGTCGGCCCGGGAGACGAGGTCCTGATCACCGCCATGGAGCACCACTCCAATATTGTTCCCTGGCAAATGCTGTGCCAGGAAAAGGAAGCACACCTGCGCGTTGTGCCCATTAACGACTTCGGCGAACTTGATTTGGATGAGTTCCGCAGATTGCTCACCCCGCGGACAAAAATCGTGGCCGCAGCGCACGTCTCCAATGCGCTCGGGACCATCAATCCCGTGCGGGAGATCATTTCGATGGCCCACGCTGCGGGCGCCTGCGTGCTGCTCGATGGCGCACAGGCCGTGCCCCATCTTCCGGTCCATGTGCAAGAGCTGGACTGCGATTTTTATGCTTTTTCCGGACACAAGGTCTATGGGCCAACCGGCATCGGCGCGCTTTATGGCAAGGCCGAGCTGCTGGAATCCATGCCCCCTTACCAGGGTGGCGGGGACATGATCAGCTCCGTTACTTTTGAAAAGACCCTCTACAACAAAATTCCTTATAAATTTGAAGCGGGCACCCCGGACATTGCCGGGGCCATTGGTCTCGGCGCCGCGCTGGACTATGTGCTTCAACTGGGTCTCAAAAAAATCGGAGTGCACGAACACCAGCTTCTGCAATACGCCGCAAGTCAGATTGCGGCCGTCCCAGGCGTTCGCATTGTAGGCACCGCGCGCGAGAAAGCCGGCGTGCTCTCTTTTGTGATGGAAGGCGTCCACCCGCACGATATCGGCACGATCCTTGATCGCGAAGGCGTCGCCGTACGTACAGGACACCACTGTGCGCAACCCGTGATGGAGATCTTCCATGTCCCAGCCACTGTGCGCGCCTCGTTTGCTCTTTACAACACCAAGCAGGAAATAGACGTTCTGCTACAAAGCATCGAAAAGGTAAAGGAGATCCTGGGCTGA
- the sufU gene encoding Fe-S cluster assembly sulfur transfer protein SufU, with the protein MGELRDLYQEVILEHSKAPRNYRELASPSARAEGFNPLCGDRCAVYLSLKDDVIEDIAFQGSGCAISRASASMMTQSLKGKTTREAKQLYEQFHAMVTGENTAGSDQIGKLAVFAGVSEFPARVKCATLAWHTFMAALHGEQQPVTTE; encoded by the coding sequence ATGGGCGAGCTCCGCGACTTATATCAAGAAGTGATTCTTGAGCACTCCAAAGCGCCGCGTAATTATCGCGAGCTGGCCTCGCCCTCGGCCCGAGCCGAAGGCTTCAATCCGCTTTGCGGCGACCGCTGCGCCGTCTACCTTTCGCTGAAAGACGATGTCATTGAGGACATTGCCTTTCAGGGGTCCGGCTGCGCCATTTCCCGTGCATCGGCTTCCATGATGACGCAGAGCCTCAAAGGCAAAACGACACGCGAAGCAAAACAACTCTACGAACAGTTCCACGCTATGGTCACCGGCGAAAATACCGCCGGTTCAGACCAGATCGGCAAGCTTGCCGTGTTTGCGGGGGTCTCCGAGTTTCCTGCCCGCGTCAAGTGCGCCACACTGGCCTGGCACACTTTCATGGCCGCGCTGCACGGCGAGCAGCAGCCTGTCACTACCGAGTAG
- the sufT gene encoding putative Fe-S cluster assembly protein SufT has protein sequence MMDHIQLNRDCAVIAVPSGQRETLPAGTAVRIMQSRGGSFTVTTERYAVYRIDGADADALGLAPPGGMAAQPHPQGPLTEEMVWETLKTVYDPEIPVNVVDLGLIYSCQIRPHEEGGKTIAVRMGLTSPTCGMSNVLKADVETRLLRLPEVKEAQVEVAFDPPWDRSRMSEAARLQLGLDLDDTRRPGYVRIS, from the coding sequence ATGATGGACCACATCCAGCTCAACCGCGATTGCGCTGTCATCGCTGTTCCCAGCGGCCAGCGCGAAACCCTGCCCGCAGGCACTGCTGTACGCATCATGCAGTCGCGCGGCGGCAGCTTTACCGTTACAACGGAACGTTATGCCGTATACCGCATCGACGGCGCCGACGCCGATGCTCTTGGCCTTGCGCCTCCCGGCGGCATGGCGGCACAACCACATCCACAAGGGCCTCTCACTGAGGAGATGGTTTGGGAAACGCTGAAGACTGTCTATGACCCGGAAATTCCCGTAAACGTGGTCGACCTCGGTCTGATCTACTCTTGCCAGATCCGACCACACGAAGAGGGCGGCAAGACCATAGCGGTGCGCATGGGATTGACCTCACCCACCTGCGGTATGAGCAATGTGTTGAAGGCCGATGTGGAAACCCGGCTTCTGCGTCTTCCTGAAGTGAAGGAAGCGCAGGTCGAAGTGGCCTTTGACCCACCCTGGGACCGTAGCCGCATGTCAGAAGCTGCTCGGCTCCAGCTCGGACTTGACCTGGACGACACCCGGCGACCAGGCTATGTCCGTATCTCCTGA